In the Ochotona princeps isolate mOchPri1 chromosome 14, mOchPri1.hap1, whole genome shotgun sequence genome, agccgctaggccacgcctccgggcccgagCTAAGACATTCTTACATCTGGTCATGTCCAAGTGATCAAACACATTGCGAAGTGTTTACTCCtctataaaatggagataatcaTGTCACCTATTCTTGTTTCTTTACAGCTTGGTGTGACAGACTTTGAAACTTGGTTGTTGgcccattttgtttaaagcttgGTGTAGAGGTAGATCCGTTAATGTCCTTTCTATGAAGACCCAGGTCATGGCCTGCACCCAGACAATTTGTTCCAACATGCATTCCTTTGAGGAATATGTGGGCAAACGGTAAAAGGGACACAGTTCTGAATAGGGGGATGTAATGAATAGCAGGCAAGATGGATTGAAGGGCATCACCTTTtagaatggaaaaaatatttgctaGTAGTCAACAATTTGGTTGTCAGTCCTGACTGTGTGTCTGGTTAGTCACGGAAGCTTGTTAGCCAGGTAATTTTGTTTATTGGGGATCCAGGGAGAGTAATACCAATTACAAATATAGTGTAGCTATTATAAATCCATAAACCTCACCAAGATTTTGTGAGGGTCAAACgaaataacagagaagagagCATCAAATACTTTAAAACTGCTCTGCCCAATATGGAGCCACTAGACGTGCAGTATTGTAAAATTTAAATTGATTAAAATTTTACACAatataaaattctgtttttaagttATATTGGTCATATTCACAGTAGTCAGTAGTGAAATATGATCCTCGGGTGCCTTATTGGACAATAAGGATTTAGTCTGACAACAAAGACACAGAAGTTTTATGTTTTAGGAGAAAGTTCTGTTGGGCAGCTGTGATATTACAGACATAAAGGAGGTCACATGATAGAGCTGACAAATGCTGTCATAGTGAAAGAACcttgaaaagaaacagaatccaCTCGACTTAGATGAAATCAGAGAAGGGATTTATTGACTCATTCAGGAAAAACTAATGAATCCCAAAGTCTGGAAGCACAGTGGGGCTTCAAGACAGATTGGGACGCAGACCGAAGAGATTACCAGAGCTAAAGACATTGGTGCTCATCCTCGGAGTTTATTATTGTTTACAACCTTCATCTCTATTCCTGAGGTTTTTTGTGTTTCTGCTTGCTGATGGTTTATATCATTACCATTAGGAGCGATAAACTTGTGACTGtgggaggaaatgaaaatatgccattgtaaaagctgggaaagaggaaagagagaagcaaGGAGGAGAGTGGGTGGGGATGCAGGTAGGGTGAGAAGTATTgctgtgctcctaaatctgtatcagGAAATCTATGAAATAGTCACGTTCTATATTAAGAAGCCCATGCTTTCTTCTCACTGtgcctctctttcttctccttacaGCCGCTTGAACCCTTTTCTTCGTTTCTCTTATCATTGTCATCCATTCTCCTTTCTCTCATTCAGCCTCCCTTCCTTCTAGGTGTTGAAGCCTAATTTTCTTGACTGCACTGCATAGGATCCAGACTGAGCTCAACCATGCCCAGTTTTTACTCTCTTAAGGATCATGCTTACAAAAGCTGGGTCTTGATTACAAATTTTCGGAAAAATGTTCTTATTAGCTAATTGGCTGTGATAGCAAGGTTTGTGCCTATCACCTATATGTGTGTGGATGGGGATAGTGACCTCAATCAAACTCAATCCAGGCAATGAAAGGGGGGAGGGTGGCATTAAGAAGAAGCACATATGGGGTAGGGTCCGGTCACTGGTCACCACTCATCCTTGCCTCTTGGGAGAGctcttttgtgctttttttaaaaaagatttattcattttattacagtcagatatacagagaggagagacagagaggaagatcttccatccgatgattcactccccaagtgagccgcaacgggccggtgtgcgccgatctgaagccgggaaccaggaacctcttccaggtctcccatgcaggtgcagtgtcccaatgcattgggccgtcctcagctgctttcccaggccacaagcagggagctggatgggaagtggagctgccgggactagaaccggtgcccatatgggatcccggggcgttcaaggcgaggattttagccgctaggccacgccgccgggccctcttttgtGCTTTTAATCACATTGAAAATGGCTAGCAGAGATTTGATGAGGCCATCAGGAAAAATATGATGCCGTTTCTTCTAGTTACTTCCATAGTTTGCATCACCAATGTAGATTTAAAGGGCAGTTATTTAACCTCCACATTCATATATCTGGATAGAAGTGGGCACAGACAGGAACACAAGGTAGAAAACATGTCTAgactcttcattttaaaaaaatatttatttatttgcaagggaggaagatggacacacacatacagagagagagattggagatctttcatctgctggttcactcctcattttggctgcagtggccagggtgggccagggtCTTCATTCAGACCTCCCAGGTGGATGTGGATACCCAGTCTCTTGGActgtcttctactactttcccaggtgcattaacagggagctggggtggaagtggagcagccaggactcaagtctgTCCACAGTGGCGTGCTGATATTGCAAATAGGGAATTAACTTACTGGACCCCAGCTTTTGCCATTTATTAAATGCCAACTCAGTTGTCACAAATCCACTTTCTTCTCTGCCTTTAGGAAGGAAGATGAGGTTGCCTTGGAAGTCTTTCAAGAGGAAGATGGAAGGGGCAGTTTAACAGAGATTTAAAAGCAACACCCCGCAAGACTGGGGCCTGAGGGCTGGCAGTGGAAAACTCTGTTGGGCTGTGATCTCTCACTGATCAGTTCCACGTGTCTTTTTGCTTCCtgcaaaaggaaagaagagaaggagaaaaccatGTCTATCGCCTTGAAGCAGGTGTTCAACAAAGACAAGACCTTCCGGCCCAAAAGGAAGTTTGAACCTGGTACCCAGAGATTTGAGCTGCACAAACGTGCCCAGGCATCCCTCAACTCGGGTGTGGACCTAAAGGCAGCCGTGCAACTGCCCAGTGGGGAGGACCAAAATGACTGGGTGGCGGTGCATGTGGTGGACTTCTTCAATCGGATCAATCTCATCTATGGCACCATCTGTGAGTTCTGCACTGAGCGGACCTGCCCTGTGATGTCAGGAGGCCCCAAATATGAGTATCGGTGGCAGGATGACCACAAATATAAGAAGCCGACTGCACTGCCAGCGCCGCAATACATGAACCTTCTTATGGATTGGATCGAGGTCCAGATCAACAATGAGGACATCTTCCCAACGTGTGTGGGTAAGTCATGACGTTTTCAGCTCTCTGGAACTCATGCCCCTCAGACTTGGAAAGTTCTTAGGATCTTCCTCAGAGCCACTTTTGAATGCTGATTAGTATGCGtgtcactgctttcctaagttaGATTTGAACTTGGCTTTCTTGGGAGTACAAATCCtctccacccccccacccccgacccTGGTAAGGTTTCTATTTTTTGGCTTATTGACTAGTTTCCATTGCATTGGCTCTAATACAATTCATCTTTCATAATTAAGAGATTTCAATGTGGGATAGACATTTGATCTGGTAGTCAAAATGCCTGCATGCCACTTTGTAGTGCCTGGCTTCAATTCCCAGCTTCCGCCGGTACAgacccggaaaagcagcagataatggctcaagtagcttgTCCCTGCCACTTAGGGGAAACTAGATTGTCTTCCTTGTTCCTGTTTTCAAAATAGCCCAACCtagaaatgaatcagtgaatagaagccttttctgtcttctcttctgtctctagaattcaaaaaaataaataaaaaaataaaaacagagaaaatatcaGAGTGAGAGTCTGTGGGTTTGTTTGGGGGTCAAACAACCTTGATTTGCATTCTGGAGAAGTAAAGATCCTGAGATTCTCCTCCCTCTGCTATTCATAGATTTTAAATTCCAGGCTGTTCTCTGAACTCTGACCCTTGCATAGCTGCTAGACACTGGAAATGCAAGTGCTTCTGTTTACTTTGTGCCATGGGCCATAAAACTCAAGCAGAATCAAACCTATTCTACTTCTTATAGCTTTTTGTACTTCTGGTAATTGTGTTTTCTACACATTGATCATTGAATTTGGAACTTGGTATTTTGTGCTCTATGCTAAAAAGGAAGGACAATCTGTTACTCCACTCTTTGTGTCCCTAGTGCCTAGCACACTGCCTTATCACCTTTGTAGGCCCTCGGGAAGTATTGGGGTAATGACTGATAAATACTTGGATTTGAGAAGTATTCTTTAAAAGCTCTGAGGTGATTGAGGTACACTATTGAGATCACCTCTAGATGGGAGGTGGGTGTTCCTGTGGCATTACGAAAAGTTGAGAAGGGGAAAATGGAAGTAATCAATTGTATACCAGGGGTGAAATGTCTGAATTGATTGGTTCTGTGTGGtacatcttaaaatatttgaCACACCAACCAATTTGTCAGCATCCGGGCATTGCCTGGGCTGTGGGGCTTCTTCATGCTCTTTCCTGTCTCTTGTTAATAGGAAGGGCATGGATTGTGTGCCAATGCACAGGAGCAGGAAGGAAGATTTCAGAAACTCCCCTGGCCTGTATTAAGCATCCAAAACGATTGGAATTTCTTAGGTTCCTGCCTTTTTACACTTTGACTGTCAGAGGCTACTTGTGGAGCTAggagaaatttttcttttccagagGCCTTATGAAAGAGATCTCTGCAGAACAAATGATagcagtaaagataaataaatgtgggCAAGGATACCACCTCTTCATCCTTCCCCTTGTGTCTGCTCCTAAGTGCTTTGAACCTGAGCATTCCTGTTCTTTCCAGCAGCTGTGGTTATAATAACACAAAGTTGCTGACCAGAAATCCTCACAGGGCCATGTATGTTACTTAAGagggaggaagcttctggcactCTACTTGGAAACAGTGCTTCAGAAGTAGTTTGAAATGCTGCTTGGAGGAAAGCAACGGGTACCTCTGTGTCCCTCTAACATTGACTTTGCTTGCTTTTTCTAGACCTTTCCTTAGTCATTGAGCATACCTGGGAGCAAGTTTGATTACCACTTTTGGTTTCAGCTCTATGGAACCTACGCTCCATACTGCTCAAGGATCTTGAAGGAGCCAGTGGGTGTACTGTGATCCCTGCTCCTCTCCATGGAAATATGAGTTTGGAAAATGTTGGGTGAATTATTCCTTTACTGCAAAACATTTAATATGCCAGTCTATTCTAAGAAAAACACTTTAATATGTGATGTTTCCTAACTTGACCCTTAATACTGCTTTTTAATAGAATGTGATTATCCTCTTGGGAAATGTTACATATACTGAAGTTCTAACACTTTTGTTTGTAACAGAATTGCTCTTTCTATTCAAAAATGCAAACCTCTTGATTCCCTCCCAATTCCCCCTACTCCCTTAGCAACAACATCATAATATATAAATCAGCACTGTTTTAAAGAGTTTCATTGCTCTGTCGAATAACTAACTGATAGAACTTATTTCTTCTGGCTAACTTGAATTGTGTGTTTTTTGGCCAGTGTCTGGTTAATCCCTTACCACCACCCCAGGTCTGGTAACAACAACTTACTTTGTAGTTTTATGAGTTCAATTTTTTAGATTCCACAAATACGTAAGTGATATCACATGGTATGCCTTTCTGTGACTTATTTTACTAAACTACTATATGTCTTTTAGTTTTGTTCATAATTCACAAAGGGCAGCATTTCCTCCTCGGTCAAAGCTGactagtattccattgtgtgtataagtatatataccacattttctctaACAACATGGTGTATTTACCCCATTGTATATGCATGACACATTTCCCTTATTCCTGCACTCACTGACCATttgtacatctttttttaaggCGCATTTATTCTTATCATtagcctacttttttttttagttttttaatttctgagttgAACTTCAGTATTGAAAAGGACTTTCTACTCCTCtgtttgagatatatatatatatttgtgtatatatatatatatatatatatatatatacacatacatatcccAGAAGGCCTTTTTGTTCCCTAGAAATTGTTTCAAACCTGTCTGGTTTTGTTCATGTTATTCTTTCAATGGTCatccatttttctgtctttcaaattcccATACAGCATTTGAAGTCCAACTCACCTACCATGTTCTCTTTGAGGGTTTCCATTGCTTGGAAAGTAAAGTTCTTGAAATTATGGAGGCCTTGGTCATTTAACTGCCTCTGTACTAAGTCTGGTCCTGGTACCTTGTAAGTTGTTGGGTAAATGGATTAAGTTCCAAAATGTAATCAAAACAAGTCTAACAAATGCCTCAGAATTCCTCCGAAACCAACCCTAGATATTTCCTTCGCCTTATTTCCACAGGTTTCCAGTTTTTCTAACTTTTCCAAGATGAAATGTCAGGGGTctgtaacaacaaaaacaaaaagagcatCCACTTACATTCCCAGGGTCTTCTTGAGCACCTGCTCTGGCAGTACCACTGTAATTCACTGGGAGATGCTATTGCTGCTGTCTTTTAGAAGAACCTATTTTGGGAGGCACTTTCTCTGTTctactccttttcctcctcctctaccTCCCCCTGATTCTAGCCCACTCTTCCTTTTGATCTTTGTACTGTCATGAGTCATTATATGGGAAATGATCAAGATGTCTGTCAGGATAAAGTAGAAGAATTCTAGGCGTGGAGCAGACCCTGGTGGATGAGAAATGGGGAGATCTGCTTAGAATTCCAGCTTTGAATGCAAGGCATATTGCTGTGTTCCTGTCTGGGACTAGGCAGGGTTTCAGACTTCACCTCCTCCCCACTGTGATCCTAAGAAATAGGACCGGAAAATGCTGACAGATGTGGAGTCTTCCCTCTTCGTTGGGTATGAAAGGATACAAGCAGCTGTTGATTTCTACCCCTGAAACACTGAGGAAAGAACAGCTTTCATCTATTACCAAATTCCAATTTAACCGCGAGGCTATGCTATTCAAGTATGTAGCTTTCTCAGATGGGACCCAGAG is a window encoding:
- the MOB3B gene encoding MOB kinase activator 3B, with translation MSIALKQVFNKDKTFRPKRKFEPGTQRFELHKRAQASLNSGVDLKAAVQLPSGEDQNDWVAVHVVDFFNRINLIYGTICEFCTERTCPVMSGGPKYEYRWQDDHKYKKPTALPAPQYMNLLMDWIEVQINNEDIFPTCVGVPFPKNFLQICKKILCRLFRVFVHVYIHHFDRVIVMGAEAHVNTCYKHFYYFVTEMNLIDRKELEPLKEMTSRMCH